CGTCGGACAGTACCGAGGCGACCATCCCGTCGGTGATGAGGGTGGGACGGTAACCCATCTCCACCAGCGTCGGCGCGGTCAGCCGCGCCCCCTGCAGATAGGGCCGGGTCTCGGTGCAGATGAACTCCAGCCGCTTGCCCGCCTCCTGCGCGGCCTCGACGGTGGCTATCAGGTAGGCGTCGGCCCAGCAGTGGGTGAGGACGCGGGCGCCGTCGTCGAGCAGCGCCGCCGCGTGCCTGCCCATGGCCGCGCTGCTCGCCAGGTAGGCCGCGTCGTGCTCGGCCGCCGCCCGGGTCACGGCCTCCACCAGCTCGTCCCCGTACGCCTCGGGCAGTGGCCCGTCCACCGTGGCGGCCAGGACGGTCTCGACGGCGTCGCGGATGTGGTTGTTCGTGGGCCGGGTCGCGATGAGCCGGTCGCCCGCCTTGCGCAGCCGCGCCGCAGCCAGGCCCGGCGGCTCGCCCCGCGCCTCACGGGCGGCCAGCGTCATCCCGGCGGTCGCCGCGAACGAGGGGCCGGTGCTCTGCGTGACCATCCGCTCGATGGCCACCGCGACCTCCTCGCTGGTGGCACAGCGCACCCAGCGGTGCTCGAAGGGATAGACGCGGCGGTCGAGTATTTCCACGGCGTCCTCGGTGATCCGGACGGAGTCCGCGAGGACAGGGCGCCTTCCGGGCGTGCTCATGAGACCTCCAGCGGGGGATCGGGCGGTCTGCCGCCGCTCTGCTCGCCACACCGGGCGCCGCTTGGCGTCACCGCCATCACCGCGACCCGGTTGTGCCTCGCGCTTATGCCCCTTTTTGGGGGCTTCGTATCCCCGGATGACGGGTCGCTCCCGGACGGCCCGCCGTCCGAGTGAACGACGACCCGGAGTGGACTCCGAGTGGACGCCGAGTCGACTCGGCCACCAGCCGGAGATGACTCAGGCGAGCTTCTTGCCGATCTCGGTGATCTGGGCGCGCTGCTCGGTGACCATCTTCTCCGCCAGCTGGGTGGTGGGCCGGTGCCTGCCCAGCGCGATCGCGACCTGGGCCATCTGGACACCGCTGTTGAGGTGCTTGCCCAGCACGCTCAGCCACAGCTTGTCGAAGGCGGCACCCGACCGTCCCTCCAGGGAGGAGATCTGGGTGGCGGACAGCATGCCCGGCATGTTGTGCGCGGCGTGGTCGCCCTCCGCCGGTACCTCGACCTTCCACGACCGCAGCCAGCCGGACATCAGGTCGATGTCGGCGGACTCGACCTTCTTGATCTTCGCGGCCAGGTCGCGCACGTACGGGTTCTCGCTCCGGCCGTCCACCAGATCGGCGAGCTGGATCGTCTGGCGATGGTGGGGAATCATCTCCTGGGAGAAACGGACGTCCGCGTCGGCCCGATCACCGGCCAGTCCCACCGCCTGGATGGGGGTTCCGGTGGTCACGGCCGCTGACGAGCACCCGGCGACCAGTATGGCGGAGACCAGCAAGGTGGCGGTCAGGGACCGTCGTTTGCGCGACCGCCGGGTGCTCATCGAAATCACTGCCCCTTTCCTGCGGGTGGGAAGGA
This region of Streptosporangium sp. NBC_01495 genomic DNA includes:
- a CDS encoding DUF305 domain-containing protein yields the protein MSTRRSRKRRSLTATLLVSAILVAGCSSAAVTTGTPIQAVGLAGDRADADVRFSQEMIPHHRQTIQLADLVDGRSENPYVRDLAAKIKKVESADIDLMSGWLRSWKVEVPAEGDHAAHNMPGMLSATQISSLEGRSGAAFDKLWLSVLGKHLNSGVQMAQVAIALGRHRPTTQLAEKMVTEQRAQITEIGKKLA
- a CDS encoding s-methyl-5-thioribose-1-phosphate isomerase, which codes for MSTPGRRPVLADSVRITEDAVEILDRRVYPFEHRWVRCATSEEVAVAIERMVTQSTGPSFAATAGMTLAAREARGEPPGLAAARLRKAGDRLIATRPTNNHIRDAVETVLAATVDGPLPEAYGDELVEAVTRAAAEHDAAYLASSAAMGRHAAALLDDGARVLTHCWADAYLIATVEAAQEAGKRLEFICTETRPYLQGARLTAPTLVEMGYRPTLITDGMVASVLSDGLADVALTAADRVTMDGHVVNKVGTLGVALAARAFDVPYYVVIPAPDPQAPGIDDVVIEQRNGDEVLHVLGRRTAGEGVTGHYPAFDATPPHLVTRIVTEHGAYPADRVSEHFGPVGRSGAPNGTARP